One genomic window of Nicotiana sylvestris chromosome 10, ASM39365v2, whole genome shotgun sequence includes the following:
- the LOC104238294 gene encoding uncharacterized protein isoform X2, producing MPRSKHSSTSHPPRLRNQNRRPTQSSISTNQTTAPPCTLTQPPPPPCMFQLAPMTLGSSTVTPFQNQFHHFNFNPIQGTLPLPLDPFQIQSPIPSWNNNMMNFHPNMPLETLPIQMTTPEMIQAYQTLLYNQTVQQEDLLSLGNMLMNPSNNMQYQNSNSPSYQLSNFANLSLNQVLQTLHTPVTQAQLQRFSMEQIVPVMETPSPSFHSTTQNSPPPQVPEQEGSNPNTQGPVMDPIILTEECLTLTFLENAEEKISLQTPPNIRKVSLNIRSCAWSPMQQYVLNLCPAVATNLDLTRGQGMNYHTNPHMKILLWNCRGANNPIFRRNLDAILHANTPSVLALTENRMADHDILLQQLPFTDLLQVPASGFSGEIALLWNNHEVTIEPMVLTEQEIHATVKFTWN from the exons ATGCCTCGCTCAAAACACTCCTCCACCAGCCATCCTCCACGTCTGAGGAACCAAAACAGACGTCCAACTCAGTCCTCAATATCAACAAACCAAACAACTGCACCTCCATGCACACTCACGCAACCTCCACCTCCGCCATGCATGTTCCAACTAGCACCAATGACTCTAGGCTCAAGCACTGTCACTCCATTCCAGAACCAATTCCACCACTTCAACTTCAACCCTATCCAGGGAACTCTCCCTCTACCACTAGACCCTTTCCAAATCCAGTCGCCCATCCCAAGCTGGAACAACAACATGATGAACTTCCACCCAAACATGCCACTAGAAACTCTCCCAATACAAATGACCACCCCAGAAATGATCCAAGCATACCAAACGCTTCTCTACAACCAAACTGTCCAGCAAGAAGACCTACTATCATTGGGAAACATGTTGATGAACCCCTCCAACAACATGCAATACCAGAACTCCAACTCGCCATCATACCAACTAAGCAACTTTGCGAATTTATCGCTAAATCAAGTACTTCAAACACTGCACACACCAGTCACACAAGCTCAACTGCAGCGATTCTCCATGGAACAGATAGTACCAGTGATGGAAACACCAAGTCCATCATTCCATTCAACTACTCAAAATTCCCCTCCACCACAGGTCCCGGAACAGGAGGGAAGCAATCCAAACACTCAAGGCCCTGTGATGGATCCCATCATCCTGACGGAGGAGTGTCTGACTCTGACGTTCCTAGAAAATGCAGAAGAAAAAATCTCGCTTCAAACTCCGCCAAACATTCGGAAAGTGTCGCTGAACATAAGGTCGTGTGCATGGTCGCCCATGCAGCAATATGTCCTCAACCTATGCCCAGCAGTTGCAACAAACCTAGATCTCACTCGGGGCCAGGGAATGAATTATCACACCAACCCTCATATGAAAATACTGCTATGGAATTGTAGGGGAGCTAATAATCCCATTTTCAGGCGTAATTTGGACGCCATTCTCCATGCAAACACACCATCTGTTCTAGCTCTCACAGAAAATCGAATGGCAGACCATGATATTTTGCTACAACAGTTGCCTTTTACTGATTTACTGCAGGTACCAGCTTCTGGGTTCTCCGGAGAAATCGCATTGCTTTGGAATAATCATGAGGTCACCATAGAACCAATGGTACTCACTGAGCAAGAAATTCATGCGACTGTGAAA TTCACATGGAATTAA
- the LOC104238294 gene encoding uncharacterized protein isoform X3 yields the protein MPRSKHSSTSHPPRLRNQNRRPTQSSISTNQTTAPPCTLTQPPPPPCMFQLAPMTLGSSTVTPFQNQFHHFNFNPIQGTLPLPLDPFQIQSPIPSWNNNMMNFHPNMPLETLPIQMTTPEMIQAYQTLLYNQTVQQEDLLSLGNMLMNPSNNMQYQNSNSPSYQLSNFANLSLNQVLQTLHTPVTQAQLQRFSMEQIVPVMETPSPSFHSTTQNSPPPQVPEQEGSNPNTQGPVMDPIILTEECLTLTFLENAEEKISLQTPPNIRKVSLNIRSCAWSPMQQYVLNLCPAVATNLDLTRGQGMNYHTNPHMKILLWNCRGANNPIFRRNLDAILHANTPSVLALTENRMADHDILLQQLPFTDLLQVPASGFSGEIALLWNNHEVTIEPMVLTEQEIHATVKKAK from the coding sequence ATGCCTCGCTCAAAACACTCCTCCACCAGCCATCCTCCACGTCTGAGGAACCAAAACAGACGTCCAACTCAGTCCTCAATATCAACAAACCAAACAACTGCACCTCCATGCACACTCACGCAACCTCCACCTCCGCCATGCATGTTCCAACTAGCACCAATGACTCTAGGCTCAAGCACTGTCACTCCATTCCAGAACCAATTCCACCACTTCAACTTCAACCCTATCCAGGGAACTCTCCCTCTACCACTAGACCCTTTCCAAATCCAGTCGCCCATCCCAAGCTGGAACAACAACATGATGAACTTCCACCCAAACATGCCACTAGAAACTCTCCCAATACAAATGACCACCCCAGAAATGATCCAAGCATACCAAACGCTTCTCTACAACCAAACTGTCCAGCAAGAAGACCTACTATCATTGGGAAACATGTTGATGAACCCCTCCAACAACATGCAATACCAGAACTCCAACTCGCCATCATACCAACTAAGCAACTTTGCGAATTTATCGCTAAATCAAGTACTTCAAACACTGCACACACCAGTCACACAAGCTCAACTGCAGCGATTCTCCATGGAACAGATAGTACCAGTGATGGAAACACCAAGTCCATCATTCCATTCAACTACTCAAAATTCCCCTCCACCACAGGTCCCGGAACAGGAGGGAAGCAATCCAAACACTCAAGGCCCTGTGATGGATCCCATCATCCTGACGGAGGAGTGTCTGACTCTGACGTTCCTAGAAAATGCAGAAGAAAAAATCTCGCTTCAAACTCCGCCAAACATTCGGAAAGTGTCGCTGAACATAAGGTCGTGTGCATGGTCGCCCATGCAGCAATATGTCCTCAACCTATGCCCAGCAGTTGCAACAAACCTAGATCTCACTCGGGGCCAGGGAATGAATTATCACACCAACCCTCATATGAAAATACTGCTATGGAATTGTAGGGGAGCTAATAATCCCATTTTCAGGCGTAATTTGGACGCCATTCTCCATGCAAACACACCATCTGTTCTAGCTCTCACAGAAAATCGAATGGCAGACCATGATATTTTGCTACAACAGTTGCCTTTTACTGATTTACTGCAGGTACCAGCTTCTGGGTTCTCCGGAGAAATCGCATTGCTTTGGAATAATCATGAGGTCACCATAGAACCAATGGTACTCACTGAGCAAGAAATTCATGCGACTGTGAAA
- the LOC104238294 gene encoding uncharacterized protein isoform X1 → MPRSKHSSTSHPPRLRNQNRRPTQSSISTNQTTAPPCTLTQPPPPPCMFQLAPMTLGSSTVTPFQNQFHHFNFNPIQGTLPLPLDPFQIQSPIPSWNNNMMNFHPNMPLETLPIQMTTPEMIQAYQTLLYNQTVQQEDLLSLGNMLMNPSNNMQYQNSNSPSYQLSNFANLSLNQVLQTLHTPVTQAQLQRFSMEQIVPVMETPSPSFHSTTQNSPPPQVPEQEGSNPNTQGPVMDPIILTEECLTLTFLENAEEKISLQTPPNIRKVSLNIRSCAWSPMQQYVLNLCPAVATNLDLTRGQGMNYHTNPHMKILLWNCRGANNPIFRRNLDAILHANTPSVLALTENRMADHDILLQQLPFTDLLQVPASGFSGEIALLWNNHEVTIEPMVLTEQEIHATVKELEVTRFVA, encoded by the coding sequence ATGCCTCGCTCAAAACACTCCTCCACCAGCCATCCTCCACGTCTGAGGAACCAAAACAGACGTCCAACTCAGTCCTCAATATCAACAAACCAAACAACTGCACCTCCATGCACACTCACGCAACCTCCACCTCCGCCATGCATGTTCCAACTAGCACCAATGACTCTAGGCTCAAGCACTGTCACTCCATTCCAGAACCAATTCCACCACTTCAACTTCAACCCTATCCAGGGAACTCTCCCTCTACCACTAGACCCTTTCCAAATCCAGTCGCCCATCCCAAGCTGGAACAACAACATGATGAACTTCCACCCAAACATGCCACTAGAAACTCTCCCAATACAAATGACCACCCCAGAAATGATCCAAGCATACCAAACGCTTCTCTACAACCAAACTGTCCAGCAAGAAGACCTACTATCATTGGGAAACATGTTGATGAACCCCTCCAACAACATGCAATACCAGAACTCCAACTCGCCATCATACCAACTAAGCAACTTTGCGAATTTATCGCTAAATCAAGTACTTCAAACACTGCACACACCAGTCACACAAGCTCAACTGCAGCGATTCTCCATGGAACAGATAGTACCAGTGATGGAAACACCAAGTCCATCATTCCATTCAACTACTCAAAATTCCCCTCCACCACAGGTCCCGGAACAGGAGGGAAGCAATCCAAACACTCAAGGCCCTGTGATGGATCCCATCATCCTGACGGAGGAGTGTCTGACTCTGACGTTCCTAGAAAATGCAGAAGAAAAAATCTCGCTTCAAACTCCGCCAAACATTCGGAAAGTGTCGCTGAACATAAGGTCGTGTGCATGGTCGCCCATGCAGCAATATGTCCTCAACCTATGCCCAGCAGTTGCAACAAACCTAGATCTCACTCGGGGCCAGGGAATGAATTATCACACCAACCCTCATATGAAAATACTGCTATGGAATTGTAGGGGAGCTAATAATCCCATTTTCAGGCGTAATTTGGACGCCATTCTCCATGCAAACACACCATCTGTTCTAGCTCTCACAGAAAATCGAATGGCAGACCATGATATTTTGCTACAACAGTTGCCTTTTACTGATTTACTGCAGGTACCAGCTTCTGGGTTCTCCGGAGAAATCGCATTGCTTTGGAATAATCATGAGGTCACCATAGAACCAATGGTACTCACTGAGCAAGAAATTCATGCGACTGTGAAA